The Endozoicomonas montiporae CL-33 genome contains a region encoding:
- a CDS encoding Eco57I restriction-modification methylase domain-containing protein: MSKKTTELALDAVRIENGLLAGEYLNKISRLEALHQEAGDYATPKGMKLRDEIGRYWRIAQALWQEFEERRHRTDIHPMQMTRETWLEPLFTQVFGFVDLNEVGTVFQGERTFPIGFAAVKGVAPVVFASYQQELDSSHDQFGEENRKRSPYGLVQEYLNSTDECLWGLVTNGLQLRLVRDNPSLTRPAFIEVDLERIFTEELYSDFVACWLLIHRSRFQPKAGEPVSSCILEQWKTQSSEEGERARGLLRTGVKEALRALGTGFVAHPENRELREKLSSGELSRDAYFQQLLRLIYRCLFLFTTESRGLLHEPGTEEHIRQLYRDGYSIEQIRERALKQITKDKHSDLWQAMQVNFQCLSTGQQSLGLPALGGLFANDQCSDIDNAQLENRFLLKAIRQLAWFRNYKGILTRINYRDMDTEELGSVYESLLELIPVVRQGSPWRFGFLGDEEAASGSKGSARKLTGSYYTPDSLVQELIKSALLPVIADRLKAQPENPTEALLSIKVVDPACGSGHFLLAAARRIAAELAKYQSTSGQPTEQEYRHALREVVAHCIYGVDLNPLAVELCKTALWLEALEPGKPLGFLDAHIRCGNGLVGILDPAIMEDGIPKEAFKALTGDDKAVCTELNRINKDAAKGMAVAQRIIGADLATWEQMPEEDLEQIEAKRKAWQAAQHSREMEDARLKEDIFTAAFFAPKTEDLKSTVPTNLTLKQVINGTEIPTLVRDNIQELAKQHRFLHWPLAFPEVFGREEGRQGFDVVLGNPPWERIKLQEKEFFAPRSPEISDAKNAAARSRLITKLKSGSETEQAIFSEFMRAKQGAEATSAFARLSKRFPLTGKGDVNLYALFAETALDIRCEKGKAGIVLPLGIATDDSTKAFFAKLATTGQLEKLFSCYEIRKWFPGTDDRNPFCLLTIGSSNRALLLFRAENIEDFGVEEKRFSLTPEEFCKINPNTKNCPIFRSKADAELTKRIYEKAPVLIHEGTPLETEKNPWGIRFQAMFHMSNDSDLFHSLEQLRKIGAVPHKTGSAWWTFEKNNFIPLYEAKMVHHYDHRWATYELNGEGPRDCTLEEKQDSIYVNNPRYWVDHYQVALRASDSPSEVISAIKKDKRDEVDEALSFWLAGYCLKQGDQRSADQILERYSHDSSGLFANQQDYDRAKKLQTEYPLTADQFTAYQEESDKVVALHKLLISRLPKFALGWRAIGRSDDDRTAIASIIPMSAVGNSFPLSFVGRNISAKHLAALQGCVSSLCFDFVVRHKVGGANLNFFIIKQFPTLPPEVFSDKDLDYIAPKVLELNYTGHDMKAFAEALGYHGEPFKFNANRRHQLRSELDAYYAKLYGLTRDELRYILDPADVMGSDYPSETFRVLRNKEMKEFGEYRTQRLVLEAWDKLEQQELEQDVTAEPVMPDFVYPGDDPVQQAYCGLILSTIRQLSSVDKKVANDIARIVLDISHRETFLEDEEALPLPKALPARSAKYDFDRAITSLENQKLIRRSSGNNWAATDTQNNGTAIIPAGIEALIAQALRVNEAVEVFNQQTTTADSHDRKTRKSS, encoded by the coding sequence ATGTCCAAGAAAACAACCGAACTGGCACTGGATGCCGTTCGTATCGAAAACGGGCTGCTTGCAGGTGAATACCTGAACAAGATCAGTCGTCTTGAAGCACTTCATCAGGAAGCGGGTGATTACGCCACGCCCAAAGGCATGAAGCTGCGTGATGAAATAGGTCGATACTGGCGTATTGCCCAGGCGCTTTGGCAGGAGTTTGAAGAGCGCCGCCATCGTACTGATATTCACCCAATGCAAATGACCAGAGAAACCTGGCTTGAACCTTTGTTCACACAGGTATTTGGTTTTGTTGACCTTAACGAAGTAGGAACAGTATTTCAGGGTGAACGTACTTTCCCTATTGGGTTTGCTGCAGTAAAAGGTGTAGCTCCTGTAGTCTTCGCCAGCTATCAGCAGGAACTGGACAGCAGTCATGACCAATTTGGTGAAGAAAACCGCAAACGCTCGCCATATGGTTTGGTGCAGGAATACCTGAATTCCACCGATGAATGCCTGTGGGGGCTTGTTACCAACGGTCTGCAACTGCGACTGGTCAGGGATAATCCTAGCCTGACCAGACCTGCTTTTATTGAGGTCGATTTAGAACGCATCTTCACGGAAGAGTTATATTCCGACTTTGTTGCCTGCTGGTTGTTAATCCATCGCAGTCGCTTTCAACCAAAGGCGGGTGAACCTGTTTCTAGTTGTATTCTGGAACAATGGAAAACACAAAGTAGTGAAGAGGGTGAACGGGCACGAGGATTATTGCGTACAGGCGTTAAAGAGGCTTTAAGAGCTTTGGGTACGGGCTTTGTTGCTCACCCTGAAAATAGAGAACTCCGGGAAAAACTCAGTTCCGGGGAGCTAAGTCGGGATGCCTATTTCCAGCAATTACTACGTCTGATTTATCGCTGCCTTTTTCTGTTCACTACTGAGTCCCGTGGTTTGCTGCACGAACCAGGAACAGAGGAGCATATACGACAACTCTATCGGGATGGTTATTCCATTGAGCAGATTCGGGAACGAGCCCTGAAACAGATTACCAAAGATAAGCATAGTGATCTCTGGCAAGCAATGCAGGTCAACTTCCAGTGTTTATCCACAGGTCAGCAATCCCTTGGATTACCAGCTCTGGGCGGTCTTTTTGCCAATGATCAGTGTTCAGATATAGATAATGCTCAGTTGGAAAACCGCTTTCTGTTGAAAGCTATTCGCCAACTGGCCTGGTTTCGCAATTACAAAGGTATTCTTACCCGAATCAACTACCGGGATATGGATACCGAAGAACTGGGTTCTGTTTACGAATCGCTGCTGGAACTGATTCCGGTAGTTCGTCAGGGAAGCCCGTGGCGGTTCGGCTTTTTGGGGGATGAAGAAGCAGCCTCTGGCAGCAAAGGTTCAGCCAGAAAGCTGACTGGTTCCTATTACACGCCTGATTCATTGGTTCAGGAACTGATCAAATCAGCTTTGTTACCAGTGATTGCTGATCGCCTGAAAGCACAACCGGAAAATCCTACAGAAGCTCTGTTATCCATTAAGGTGGTTGACCCTGCCTGTGGTTCTGGTCACTTCCTGTTGGCTGCCGCCCGTCGTATAGCTGCAGAGCTGGCAAAGTATCAGAGTACTTCTGGTCAACCAACAGAGCAGGAATACCGTCATGCATTGAGAGAAGTAGTCGCTCATTGTATTTATGGTGTGGATTTAAACCCGTTGGCAGTAGAACTGTGTAAAACGGCGCTCTGGCTGGAAGCGTTAGAACCCGGTAAGCCTCTTGGTTTCCTGGATGCACATATTCGTTGTGGTAATGGCTTGGTGGGTATTCTTGATCCAGCCATTATGGAAGATGGTATTCCCAAGGAAGCATTTAAAGCCCTGACTGGTGATGATAAAGCCGTTTGTACTGAGCTGAATAGAATTAACAAAGACGCTGCTAAGGGGATGGCTGTAGCCCAGCGTATAATTGGTGCTGATCTGGCTACTTGGGAGCAGATGCCGGAAGAAGATCTGGAGCAGATTGAAGCCAAGCGAAAAGCCTGGCAAGCAGCCCAACATTCTCGGGAAATGGAAGATGCACGACTGAAGGAAGATATTTTTACTGCTGCATTCTTTGCTCCTAAAACAGAAGACTTAAAATCCACTGTGCCTACCAATCTGACGCTGAAGCAAGTTATTAATGGCACAGAAATTCCGACTTTGGTTAGAGATAATATTCAGGAATTGGCAAAGCAGCATCGCTTTTTGCACTGGCCGTTGGCATTTCCTGAAGTCTTCGGTCGGGAAGAAGGGCGACAAGGGTTTGATGTTGTGTTGGGGAATCCTCCTTGGGAACGTATTAAGCTACAGGAAAAAGAATTTTTTGCGCCTCGTAGCCCAGAAATTTCGGATGCAAAAAATGCAGCGGCTCGATCCCGTCTCATTACAAAACTTAAGAGTGGTAGCGAGACAGAACAAGCTATATTTTCTGAGTTCATGAGAGCCAAGCAAGGGGCGGAAGCTACCAGTGCTTTTGCCCGTTTATCAAAACGCTTTCCTCTAACGGGGAAAGGAGATGTAAATCTCTATGCTTTATTTGCTGAAACAGCATTGGATATACGCTGTGAAAAAGGCAAAGCCGGTATTGTTTTACCCTTGGGGATTGCTACAGATGACAGTACTAAAGCCTTTTTCGCAAAACTGGCTACTACTGGGCAACTAGAAAAACTGTTTAGCTGTTATGAAATAAGAAAGTGGTTTCCAGGAACGGATGACCGTAACCCATTTTGCTTACTAACAATTGGTAGCTCAAATCGAGCACTGTTACTGTTTAGAGCAGAAAATATTGAGGACTTTGGAGTAGAAGAAAAGCGCTTTTCTTTAACTCCCGAAGAGTTTTGCAAAATTAACCCTAATACTAAAAACTGTCCGATATTCCGCTCGAAGGCTGATGCGGAACTAACAAAAAGAATTTATGAAAAAGCTCCTGTGCTGATACACGAGGGGACTCCTCTTGAAACGGAAAAAAATCCATGGGGAATTCGTTTTCAAGCGATGTTCCATATGTCAAATGATAGCGACCTGTTTCACTCCCTTGAGCAATTAAGAAAAATTGGAGCAGTGCCCCATAAAACAGGATCAGCTTGGTGGACATTTGAAAAGAATAATTTTATTCCTCTATATGAGGCTAAAATGGTTCATCATTATGATCACCGCTGGGCAACTTATGAACTGAACGGTGAGGGGCCTCGCGACTGCACTCTTGAAGAGAAGCAAGATTCAATATATGTCAATAATCCACGTTATTGGGTTGATCACTATCAGGTAGCACTGAGAGCTAGTGATTCTCCAAGTGAAGTGATTTCAGCTATAAAAAAAGATAAGCGGGATGAAGTAGACGAAGCGCTGAGTTTTTGGTTGGCAGGATATTGCTTGAAACAAGGTGATCAAAGAAGCGCTGATCAAATACTTGAGAGGTATTCTCACGACTCAAGTGGTTTATTTGCAAATCAACAGGACTATGATCGAGCAAAAAAACTTCAGACTGAATACCCATTAACGGCTGATCAATTTACAGCCTACCAAGAAGAAAGTGACAAAGTCGTCGCTCTTCATAAATTGCTGATAAGCCGCCTACCTAAGTTTGCCTTAGGATGGAGAGCCATTGGCCGTTCAGATGATGACCGAACAGCTATTGCAAGCATAATACCAATGAGTGCTGTTGGTAATAGTTTCCCTCTTTCTTTCGTGGGGCGTAATATTTCAGCGAAACACCTAGCAGCTCTTCAGGGGTGTGTTTCCTCTTTATGCTTCGATTTTGTCGTGAGACATAAAGTTGGTGGGGCTAACTTGAATTTCTTCATAATCAAGCAATTCCCTACACTTCCACCTGAAGTATTTAGTGACAAGGATTTAGATTATATTGCTCCAAAAGTTTTGGAGTTAAACTATACAGGTCACGATATGAAAGCCTTTGCCGAAGCTTTGGGCTATCATGGTGAACCTTTCAAATTCAATGCAAACCGTCGTCATCAGCTTCGATCAGAGCTGGATGCTTACTACGCCAAACTCTACGGCCTGACCCGTGACGAGCTGCGTTATATCCTCGACCCTGCTGATGTAATGGGTTCAGACTACCCTTCAGAGACTTTCCGTGTTTTAAGGAACAAGGAAATGAAGGAGTTCGGTGAATACCGCACCCAGCGTCTGGTTCTGGAAGCATGGGACAAGTTAGAGCAACAGGAACTTGAGCAAGATGTAACCGCTGAACCTGTGATGCCTGATTTTGTCTACCCAGGTGATGATCCGGTACAGCAGGCTTACTGTGGCCTCATTCTATCCACAATTCGTCAACTGTCGTCTGTGGATAAAAAGGTGGCTAATGATATTGCGAGGATTGTTCTTGATATCAGCCACAGGGAAACCTTCCTGGAAGATGAAGAGGCTTTGCCATTACCTAAAGCCCTTCCTGCTCGAAGTGCCAAGTACGACTTTGATCGGGCGATCACTTCACTGGAAAACCAGAAGTTGATTCGTCGCAGTTCCGGCAATAACTGGGCAGCAACCGATACCCAGAACAATGGCACAGCCATTATCCCTGCTGGCATAGAAGCATTGATCGCCCAGGCACTCAGGGTTAACGAAGCTGTTGAAGTCTTTAACCAACAAACAACCACTGCAGATAGTCACGACAGAAAAACACGTAAAAGCAGTTAA
- a CDS encoding helicase-related protein, translating to MSVQVAFQPGSIVAARGREWIVLPESNNQILHLRPMGAAEDDKTVIFLPLEKMPVEQAHFPLPNPKAFGTHAASRLLRDAMMLKLRSGAGPFRSFGNIAVEPRAYQLVPLLMAMKHDTVRLLIADDVGIGKTIEAGLIARELLDRGEIKRLTVLCPPHLCEQWQDELEKRFNIRAAIVRTSSAARLERGLPPGTSIFEAWNFTIVSLDYIKSDKRRDEFYRSCPEAVIVDEAHTCTLRGGMQSKQKRFQLLKGLSEDPDRHMVLLTATPHSGDEEAFYNLLGLLRPEFINLKDGVKDARNPLRQKLAEHFVQRRRPDIEEWQDDSSLFPDRETTEITYTLTGDWGDLFRSVMDYARELVESAGEDDKRQQRINWWAALALLRCVSSSPSAAVSALRTRLVAANSGDQDFNLDQFEEMAQERVFDGTEEALSADDIEPGANTSDSQTLHSLIDQASGLHGAANDPKLKALVKHLKGLVKEGFQPVVFCRYIATAHYLAEELKKTFKKATIEAVTGELTPVEREERVHAMVDGEANGEQRILVATDCLSEGINLQEYFTAVVHYDLSWNPTRHEQREGRVDRFGQSAEVVRATMLYGQDNPVDGAVLKVILRKADAIRKELGVSVPMPDDDNRISQALMESVLLRQGAAAGKDSVQGTAQASLFGDVEEELEAVWNSAYEKAKRNRTIFAQHRLKPEDVLPEWNKTMAVLGGEDDVKRFVTAACHQLNAALEETDKGYKLPTEALPESLQERLAAESVTGTPRIDFHYPPKPGATFIHRTHPLVGILADHMLETALSEGAHEEDAMATFSVARCGSVFTDSVSTKTTLLLLRLRTQLMISRPGSEQILLCEEPMALALEGSSADSVLKGQEARELLNARPVRNMPPPLVERHVSTAIQQVPQLEAQLNELAKDKAEQLLSDHRRVRTAADAKGSYKVQPILPVDVMGVYVLIPAQMPIAQEKSD from the coding sequence ATGTCTGTACAGGTCGCTTTTCAACCGGGCAGTATCGTAGCTGCCCGAGGGCGTGAATGGATTGTTCTGCCCGAATCCAATAATCAGATTCTGCACCTTCGCCCGATGGGCGCAGCAGAAGATGATAAAACAGTGATCTTTTTGCCACTGGAAAAGATGCCCGTTGAACAGGCACATTTTCCATTGCCTAATCCAAAAGCCTTTGGCACTCATGCAGCAAGTCGTTTGCTGCGTGATGCCATGATGCTGAAGTTACGCTCAGGAGCAGGCCCTTTCAGAAGTTTCGGCAATATTGCCGTTGAGCCACGAGCCTACCAGCTGGTGCCTCTGCTGATGGCTATGAAGCACGACACTGTACGTTTGCTGATTGCAGATGACGTAGGTATCGGTAAAACCATCGAAGCAGGCCTGATCGCAAGAGAGCTACTGGATCGGGGAGAAATCAAGCGCCTGACCGTACTTTGCCCACCGCATTTGTGTGAGCAATGGCAGGATGAATTGGAAAAACGCTTTAACATTCGAGCTGCAATCGTTCGAACTAGCTCGGCTGCACGGTTGGAACGGGGATTGCCACCCGGAACCTCCATTTTTGAAGCCTGGAATTTCACCATTGTTAGTCTCGATTACATCAAGTCAGACAAGCGTCGTGATGAATTCTACCGTTCCTGCCCCGAGGCAGTGATTGTCGATGAAGCTCACACATGCACCTTACGTGGTGGCATGCAAAGCAAACAGAAACGTTTTCAGCTATTGAAAGGACTGAGTGAAGATCCAGACCGCCATATGGTTTTGCTTACCGCTACGCCTCATAGCGGTGATGAAGAAGCGTTTTATAACCTTCTGGGTTTATTGCGCCCTGAGTTCATCAATCTTAAAGATGGCGTTAAAGATGCCCGCAACCCTTTACGCCAGAAACTTGCTGAGCACTTCGTACAAAGGCGACGTCCGGATATCGAAGAATGGCAGGATGATTCATCACTGTTTCCGGACAGGGAAACCACCGAAATCACCTATACCCTGACCGGTGACTGGGGAGATTTGTTCCGCTCGGTTATGGACTATGCCCGTGAACTGGTTGAGTCTGCAGGTGAGGACGACAAACGACAACAGCGCATTAATTGGTGGGCTGCTTTGGCATTACTGCGTTGTGTTTCATCTTCTCCTTCAGCGGCGGTCAGTGCTCTCAGAACCCGTTTAGTTGCTGCCAACAGTGGCGATCAGGATTTTAATCTCGATCAATTTGAAGAAATGGCACAGGAACGAGTTTTTGACGGAACAGAAGAAGCTCTGTCGGCTGACGATATCGAACCGGGAGCCAACACTTCTGATAGCCAGACACTTCATTCACTGATTGATCAGGCATCCGGTCTGCACGGTGCTGCCAATGACCCGAAACTCAAAGCACTGGTCAAACACCTGAAAGGGCTGGTCAAAGAAGGTTTTCAGCCTGTGGTTTTCTGCCGTTACATTGCTACAGCACACTATCTTGCTGAAGAGTTAAAAAAGACATTCAAAAAAGCCACCATCGAAGCGGTAACAGGTGAACTGACTCCGGTTGAACGTGAAGAAAGAGTTCATGCCATGGTCGATGGAGAAGCCAATGGAGAACAGCGGATTCTGGTGGCAACAGACTGTTTATCAGAAGGTATTAACCTTCAGGAATACTTTACTGCGGTCGTGCATTACGACCTGTCCTGGAACCCAACCCGCCATGAACAGCGTGAAGGTCGTGTAGATCGTTTTGGTCAGTCGGCTGAAGTGGTTCGTGCTACCATGCTTTATGGGCAGGATAACCCCGTAGATGGTGCTGTTTTAAAAGTTATTCTTCGTAAAGCTGATGCCATCCGCAAAGAGCTAGGCGTGTCCGTGCCAATGCCGGATGATGATAACCGTATTTCTCAGGCATTGATGGAATCAGTACTGTTACGTCAGGGAGCTGCTGCCGGTAAAGACTCTGTGCAGGGTACGGCTCAGGCCAGCTTGTTTGGTGATGTTGAAGAAGAGCTGGAAGCTGTCTGGAATTCGGCTTATGAAAAAGCCAAGAGAAACCGTACCATCTTTGCCCAGCACCGCTTAAAGCCAGAAGACGTGCTTCCGGAATGGAACAAAACCATGGCAGTCCTGGGTGGTGAAGACGATGTTAAACGCTTTGTCACCGCAGCCTGTCATCAGCTGAATGCGGCTTTGGAAGAAACGGATAAGGGCTACAAACTACCAACAGAAGCCCTGCCAGAAAGCTTGCAGGAAAGACTGGCAGCTGAAAGCGTAACAGGCACGCCACGTATAGATTTCCACTACCCGCCAAAGCCGGGTGCCACATTTATCCACAGGACTCATCCTCTGGTTGGCATTCTGGCTGACCATATGCTGGAAACAGCCCTAAGCGAAGGCGCTCATGAAGAAGATGCTATGGCGACTTTTTCTGTTGCACGATGCGGCTCTGTTTTCACCGACTCTGTCAGCACCAAAACAACCTTGTTGCTATTGCGTCTGAGAACTCAGTTAATGATTTCCCGCCCAGGTTCAGAACAGATATTACTTTGTGAAGAGCCAATGGCACTGGCACTGGAAGGCTCATCAGCAGATTCTGTCCTGAAAGGTCAGGAAGCCAGAGAGCTGTTAAATGCCAGACCTGTTCGCAATATGCCGCCACCCCTGGTTGAACGACATGTCAGCACAGCCATTCAGCAAGTACCTCAGCTTGAAGCTCAGTTGAATGAGCTGGCAAAAGATAAAGCTGAGCAGTTGTTAAGTGATCATCGTCGTGTGCGAACCGCTGCGGATGCAAAAGGTAGTTATAAGGTTCAGCCCATTCTGCCGGTAGATGTAATGGGTGTGTATGTGTTGATTCCGGCGCAGATGCCTATAGCGCAAGAAAAAAGCGACTGA